From one Mesomycoplasma ovipneumoniae genomic stretch:
- the rplN gene encoding 50S ribosomal protein L14 has product MVQEQSRLNVADNSGAKIVGVIRNLGGSVKKTSNIGDIVVVSVKKAIPNGMLKEGQVVKALIVRSTYGLRRPNGSHIKFDDNAVVIIKEDGTPRGTRVFGPIAREIREKGYLKIASLAQEVL; this is encoded by the coding sequence ATGGTTCAAGAACAATCTCGTTTAAATGTTGCTGACAATTCGGGCGCAAAAATTGTTGGTGTAATCAGAAATTTAGGTGGATCTGTTAAAAAAACTTCAAATATTGGTGACATTGTTGTAGTTTCTGTTAAAAAAGCAATTCCTAACGGAATGCTCAAAGAAGGACAAGTTGTAAAAGCACTAATTGTCCGTTCAACATACGGTCTTCGTCGTCCGAATGGTTCACATATAAAATTTGATGACAATGCAGTTGTAATTATCAAAGAGGATGGAACCCCAAGAGGAACACGTGTTTTTGGACCAATTGCCAGAGAAATCCGTGAAAAAGGTTACCTAAAAATCGCTTCACTGGCGCAGGAGGTTCTCTAA
- a CDS encoding DNA-directed RNA polymerase subunit alpha: MKKHANVYYSENLTDQISEFETSFELKPLERGLGNTIGNALRRVVLSSITSCAVFGVKIAGVTHEFSILDDVIEDVVTILNNLKRVRFFYDPALFDQNQIHRASFNGQKAGQIYARDIVSDSGLKIVNPDLYIADVSRVNSLKFELFITSGKGFSDFETNKKFVNEVLLSLESNLDGTVLAVDSDFSPVLSANYQSVEINSASPIVEEKLSFSIKTDGSIKAKDAVSEGSKILLAHLNILANVENINKFSEEFFEPLVVKEEPSRRFSDAIESLDLSVRSINALRRAHYYKISDIENLTQDDFENIKNLGRKSVQEIIEKLEIYKNEQKGEN; the protein is encoded by the coding sequence ATGAAAAAACATGCAAATGTTTATTATTCTGAAAACTTAACTGACCAAATTAGTGAATTTGAAACAAGTTTTGAACTAAAACCGCTCGAGCGCGGACTTGGAAATACAATCGGAAATGCCCTTCGTCGTGTAGTTCTGTCTTCCATCACTTCTTGTGCTGTTTTTGGGGTAAAAATTGCCGGCGTAACTCATGAATTTAGTATTCTTGATGATGTAATTGAAGATGTTGTAACCATCTTAAATAACCTAAAAAGAGTCCGTTTTTTCTATGATCCTGCTCTTTTTGATCAAAATCAAATTCACCGGGCAAGTTTTAATGGCCAAAAAGCCGGACAAATTTATGCTCGGGACATTGTTTCTGACAGCGGACTAAAAATTGTCAATCCTGATTTATATATTGCTGATGTCTCAAGGGTTAATTCACTTAAATTTGAACTTTTTATAACCTCAGGCAAAGGTTTTAGCGACTTTGAAACTAACAAAAAATTCGTCAACGAAGTTTTACTAAGTCTTGAATCCAACCTTGATGGTACAGTTTTGGCTGTTGATAGTGATTTTTCACCGGTTTTAAGTGCTAATTATCAATCTGTTGAAATTAACTCAGCCAGTCCGATTGTTGAAGAAAAACTAAGTTTTTCAATCAAAACTGACGGCTCAATTAAAGCAAAAGACGCTGTCTCTGAGGGTTCAAAAATCTTGCTTGCCCACCTTAATATTTTAGCTAATGTTGAAAACATTAACAAATTCTCCGAAGAATTTTTTGAACCTTTGGTTGTCAAAGAAGAACCATCCCGCCGCTTTTCGGATGCAATTGAGTCTCTTGACCTCTCCGTACGCTCAATAAATGCGCTAAGACGCGCACATTATTATAAAATTTCTGATATTGAAAACCTAACACAAGATGACTTTGAAAATATTAAAAATCTTGGCCGTAAATCAGTTCAGGAAATAATTGAAAAACTTGAAATATATAAAAACGAACAAAAAGGAGAAAACTAA
- the infA gene encoding translation initiation factor IF-1, translating to MQNSSKEQKLLFQGKISHVFNSQEYEVTLENGVKLNCHIAGKMKLHHIKIILGDSVKVEMSPYDLSKGRIVYRFK from the coding sequence ATGCAAAATTCTTCAAAAGAACAAAAATTATTATTTCAAGGTAAAATATCACACGTTTTTAATTCCCAAGAATATGAAGTAACTCTTGAAAACGGAGTAAAATTAAATTGTCATATTGCTGGGAAAATGAAACTTCACCACATTAAAATTATTTTAGGCGACAGCGTTAAGGTTGAAATGTCACCTTATGATCTTTCAAAAGGAAGAATTGTCTACCGCTTTAAATAA
- the rplX gene encoding 50S ribosomal protein L24: MQKIRKNDSVVVLSGDDKGKVSSVLEIIPAKNAAIVKDVNIKTKHRKPSNQNTKGEIVTYEAPILLSKLALVAKKAGKDKPAVPTRVGFKVENGKKTRIAKKTGKAI, encoded by the coding sequence ATGCAAAAAATTCGTAAAAATGATTCAGTTGTAGTTTTATCTGGCGATGACAAAGGTAAAGTTTCATCTGTCCTTGAAATAATTCCTGCCAAAAATGCGGCAATTGTTAAAGATGTCAACATTAAAACAAAACACCGTAAACCTTCAAATCAAAATACAAAAGGTGAAATTGTCACTTATGAGGCGCCAATTTTACTTTCAAAACTAGCGCTTGTTGCCAAAAAAGCTGGAAAAGATAAGCCAGCTGTTCCAACTCGTGTTGGCTTTAAAGTCGAAAATGGTAAAAAAACCCGAATTGCAAAAAAAACAGGAAAGGCTATTTAG
- the rpmJ gene encoding 50S ribosomal protein L36 — MKVRASIKKICKDCKIIKRRSVNRVICVLKKHKQRQG, encoded by the coding sequence ATGAAAGTTCGAGCAAGTATTAAAAAAATTTGCAAAGATTGCAAAATAATTAAGCGTCGTTCGGTGAACCGTGTAATTTGTGTTTTAAAAAAACACAAACAAAGACAAGGGTAG
- the rpsK gene encoding 30S ribosomal protein S11, with translation MATNTRKVKKIRPKNVTAGIAHIHSSHQNTIISFTDKQGNVISWASSGSIGFKGTKKKTAYAATLATAAAAQKAREHGMREVVVHLKGTGQGKEAARKQIITSGINILLTQDVTPIPHNGTRPPRKWFKRQEKR, from the coding sequence ATGGCAACTAATACACGTAAAGTTAAAAAAATCCGTCCAAAAAATGTAACAGCCGGAATTGCCCACATTCACTCTTCACACCAAAACACGATAATTTCTTTTACTGACAAACAAGGAAATGTAATTTCTTGAGCTAGTTCAGGATCAATTGGTTTTAAAGGAACAAAGAAAAAAACCGCATATGCAGCTACCTTAGCAACAGCTGCTGCTGCCCAAAAAGCGCGTGAACACGGAATGCGCGAGGTTGTTGTTCACCTTAAAGGAACCGGGCAAGGAAAAGAAGCTGCTCGTAAACAAATTATAACTTCAGGAATTAATATTTTACTTACCCAGGACGTTACCCCAATTCCGCACAATGGAACTCGGCCACCGCGTAAATGATTTAAACGTCAGGAAAAAAGGTAG
- the secY gene encoding preprotein translocase subunit SecY, which produces MSKLFAKLWEKTNSGYISLKNYIQLVYKEKVLARKIIFTFFLLVIFIVCGTITIPGLRLLQFQIDTNSFLGIINTVGGGGLLNFSVVALGISPFITSSLFMLIAQTKIFPPIHRLSQSGPAGRRKINIITRFLTLLVALIQAIVLIRTVILNESFGFVRLEITSAAYVWFVLPLILVAGSLFSLFLAEQITDKGVGNGTSLLIFSGIIVGLPQRFRHAFEYLVDLSSPSSLITQVLSFILYIVAFLAILFISVYVYLAERKIPIQQTGSGMSKNIKEISVLPLKLNPAGIMPVIFALIVVSIPSLLTGFFDRNTSAVRNWIDNNLQIHHPIGLSIFIVCNIIFSIIMSLQQSRIDKISQDFAKNSTFIPGIRPGEQTEDYLIGVILRISVFSAIYLTFLGIFQPIAIMLGLPSAITFSGTSIIILGTTALETISQIKARYGAQKVLKQTKKIRKNLSYKQDSSSAKSSRDLLW; this is translated from the coding sequence GTGAGCAAACTTTTTGCTAAACTTTGAGAAAAAACAAATTCTGGATATATAAGTCTGAAAAATTATATCCAACTTGTTTATAAAGAAAAAGTTCTTGCCCGCAAAATAATTTTTACATTTTTTTTATTGGTAATTTTTATTGTTTGTGGTACAATTACTATTCCTGGGCTCAGGTTGTTGCAATTCCAAATTGATACCAACTCATTTTTAGGTATCATTAATACCGTCGGTGGTGGCGGGTTACTTAATTTTTCAGTTGTTGCCTTAGGCATCAGCCCTTTTATTACGTCGTCTTTGTTTATGCTTATTGCTCAGACAAAGATTTTTCCTCCAATTCATCGACTTTCCCAGTCTGGTCCTGCCGGAAGAAGAAAAATCAATATAATTACAAGGTTTTTGACTCTTCTTGTTGCGCTTATTCAGGCGATTGTTTTAATTCGAACCGTTATTCTTAATGAAAGTTTTGGCTTTGTTCGTTTAGAAATTACTAGCGCTGCATATGTTTGATTTGTTTTACCCTTAATTTTAGTCGCTGGTTCGTTGTTTTCCTTGTTTTTAGCCGAACAGATAACCGATAAAGGTGTAGGAAACGGTACTTCCTTATTAATTTTTTCGGGAATAATTGTTGGTCTTCCACAACGTTTTCGTCATGCTTTTGAGTATTTAGTCGATCTATCTTCCCCTTCTTCTTTAATAACGCAAGTTCTTAGTTTTATCCTTTATATTGTTGCATTTTTGGCTATTTTATTTATATCAGTTTATGTCTATTTGGCCGAGAGAAAAATCCCAATTCAACAAACTGGTTCAGGAATGTCCAAAAACATTAAAGAAATATCGGTTTTACCTTTAAAACTAAATCCAGCCGGAATTATGCCAGTAATTTTTGCTTTAATTGTTGTTTCAATCCCTTCACTTTTGACCGGATTTTTTGACCGAAACACTTCAGCTGTTCGTAATTGAATCGATAATAATTTGCAAATTCATCATCCAATTGGACTTAGTATATTTATTGTATGTAATATTATTTTTAGCATTATTATGTCGCTTCAGCAATCACGGATTGATAAAATTTCCCAGGATTTTGCAAAAAATTCAACTTTTATCCCCGGTATTCGTCCTGGCGAGCAAACTGAAGATTATTTAATTGGTGTTATTCTTCGAATTTCAGTATTTAGTGCTATTTATTTGACTTTTCTTGGAATTTTTCAACCAATTGCGATAATGTTAGGTCTACCTTCGGCAATAACTTTTTCAGGAACTTCGATAATAATTTTAGGAACAACTGCTCTTGAGACTATATCGCAAATTAAAGCACGTTATGGAGCACAAAAAGTACTAAAACAAACAAAAAAAATCCGCAAAAATCTTTCATACAAACAAGATTCTTCTTCTGCAAAGTCAAGTCGTGATTTATTATGGTAA
- the rpsH gene encoding 30S ribosomal protein S8 — MAFITDPIADMLTRIRNATIRKHKQVSFQHSKIKVKMLEIIKEAGYIKDFQIEGELKKTITVELKYKGTTSSISGLKRISKPSLRVYAPAQKIPFVQSGYGIAILSTSKGLLTDSQARKENVGGEIIAYIW; from the coding sequence ATGGCTTTTATAACAGATCCAATTGCTGATATGCTAACCCGAATTCGGAACGCAACAATCAGAAAACACAAACAAGTATCATTTCAGCACTCAAAAATTAAAGTAAAAATGTTAGAAATTATTAAAGAAGCTGGATATATCAAAGATTTCCAAATTGAAGGCGAGCTTAAAAAAACAATAACTGTTGAGCTTAAATACAAAGGAACTACTTCATCAATTTCTGGACTTAAAAGAATTTCTAAACCTTCGCTTCGCGTTTATGCTCCTGCCCAAAAAATTCCTTTTGTCCAATCTGGCTACGGAATTGCAATTTTATCAACTTCAAAAGGGCTCTTAACTGATTCACAAGCAAGAAAGGAAAATGTCGGCGGTGAAATTATCGCCTACATTTGGTAA
- a CDS encoding adenylate kinase family protein: MSLSNSKILLIGAPGSGKGSISKILVDKFKLVHISTGNLFREKIEKDRDFAEKIQNYVKNGLYVPDEITNDLLSNFISQLSPQTGYILDGYPRTLNQLNFMNENKIEVDKVFYLQIEPETIVSRLSQRLFCSKCQKSYNLLLAKPKVENTCDIDNEPLFTRPDDRPEIVKLRIEKFNESVSPIVDFYEKHGKIYYLNVERSLDEIVSEIEKCL; encoded by the coding sequence ATGTCATTATCTAATTCAAAAATTCTTTTAATTGGCGCCCCTGGTTCAGGAAAAGGTAGTATTTCAAAAATTCTAGTTGACAAGTTTAAATTAGTTCATATTTCTACTGGTAATCTTTTCCGTGAAAAAATTGAAAAAGATCGTGATTTTGCCGAGAAAATTCAAAACTATGTTAAAAATGGCCTATATGTTCCTGATGAAATCACAAACGATTTATTGTCAAATTTTATCAGTCAACTATCGCCTCAGACCGGTTATATTCTTGATGGCTACCCGCGAACATTAAATCAACTCAATTTTATGAACGAAAATAAAATTGAGGTTGACAAAGTTTTTTACCTCCAAATTGAGCCAGAGACAATAGTTAGCCGCCTTTCTCAACGTTTGTTTTGCAGTAAATGTCAAAAATCATATAATTTATTACTGGCAAAACCAAAAGTAGAAAATACATGCGACATTGACAACGAGCCTTTATTTACCCGACCGGATGATCGTCCTGAAATTGTTAAGCTTCGAATTGAAAAATTTAATGAATCTGTAAGCCCAATTGTTGATTTTTATGAAAAACATGGTAAAATTTATTACTTAAATGTCGAGCGAAGCTTGGATGAAATTGTCAGTGAAATTGAAAAATGTCTCTAA
- the map gene encoding type I methionyl aminopeptidase yields MSLIKTEFEIEQLKIAGKLLAEVKKKIYDFVRPGISLKEIDAIAFDEIIARGAKPAFLNYHGFPATICISVNEILIHGIPNDYILQEGDLVSVDLGLSYNGFFADSAFSKSLGQNAENEKLIKCAEEAFFAGFKAIKPGATTGDIGFAINQVIRSYGFFTPVEFCGHGIGKKLHENPNIFNFGVPGRGKKLQNNMVICIEPMIVQSSPRIKILKDGWSVQSNDGKKTSHYEQTILIQDGKGIILTEMDQK; encoded by the coding sequence ATGTCTCTAATTAAAACAGAATTTGAAATTGAGCAACTAAAAATAGCCGGTAAACTCCTGGCAGAAGTCAAGAAAAAAATTTATGACTTTGTAAGACCAGGAATCTCTTTAAAAGAAATTGATGCCATCGCTTTTGATGAGATTATTGCTAGAGGCGCCAAACCAGCATTTTTAAATTATCACGGTTTTCCGGCAACTATTTGTATAAGTGTTAATGAAATCCTTATTCATGGCATTCCAAATGATTACATTCTTCAAGAAGGAGATTTGGTCTCAGTTGATTTAGGACTATCTTATAATGGTTTTTTTGCCGACAGTGCTTTTAGTAAATCACTTGGCCAAAATGCTGAAAATGAAAAACTAATAAAATGTGCTGAGGAAGCTTTTTTTGCCGGATTTAAGGCAATCAAACCTGGCGCAACAACAGGTGATATTGGTTTTGCTATCAATCAAGTAATAAGATCTTATGGATTTTTTACCCCTGTTGAATTTTGCGGGCATGGTATTGGCAAAAAATTGCATGAAAATCCTAATATTTTCAATTTTGGCGTCCCGGGCAGAGGAAAAAAATTACAAAATAATATGGTAATTTGCATTGAGCCAATGATCGTCCAGAGTTCTCCGCGAATAAAAATTTTAAAAGACGGATGATCGGTGCAATCAAATGATGGTAAAAAAACTTCCCACTATGAACAGACAATTTTAATTCAAGACGGGAAGGGAATAATACTAACAGAAATGGACCAAAAATAG
- the rpsM gene encoding 30S ribosomal protein S13: protein MARILNVEIPNHKRIVIALTSIYGIGKSLAAEIIDKTAAIQQEKFGKKYPVLTQDTKVKEIQEDVLQIIRDIAKTYKTEGDLHREVQSNIKRLIEIKCYRGIRHRKGLPVRGQVTQKNARTRKGPRKAIMAKKDKGKK from the coding sequence ATGGCACGTATTCTTAATGTTGAAATCCCCAATCATAAAAGAATTGTAATTGCTCTTACAAGTATTTATGGAATTGGAAAATCGCTTGCTGCAGAAATAATTGACAAAACTGCTGCAATTCAGCAAGAAAAATTTGGGAAAAAATATCCTGTTTTAACCCAAGATACAAAAGTTAAAGAAATCCAAGAAGATGTTTTGCAAATCATTCGTGATATTGCAAAAACTTATAAAACCGAAGGCGACCTGCACCGTGAAGTTCAGTCAAATATTAAAAGACTAATTGAAATTAAATGTTATCGTGGAATCCGTCATCGTAAAGGTCTTCCAGTTCGTGGTCAAGTAACTCAGAAAAACGCACGTACTCGAAAAGGTCCAAGAAAAGCAATTATGGCAAAAAAAGACAAAGGTAAAAAATAG
- the rplE gene encoding 50S ribosomal protein L5, with protein sequence MTKLQEYYRDNVFGQLKDHFNFKSPSEVPKIVKVVVNMTAGNQVTNAKAIEAVLDDLANITGQKPYKTVAKKSLATWKLRQGMPVGGKVTLRREQMWNFLSKVLNIAIPRIRDFRGLSPKSFDGKGNFALGFKESIVFPEITFDKITKIRGLDVIIVTSAKNNEQALKLLELLGFPFAKKS encoded by the coding sequence ATGACAAAGCTTCAAGAGTACTATCGTGATAATGTTTTTGGCCAACTAAAAGACCATTTTAATTTCAAATCCCCTTCTGAAGTTCCCAAAATTGTAAAAGTTGTCGTTAATATGACTGCCGGAAATCAAGTAACAAATGCAAAAGCAATTGAAGCTGTTCTTGATGATCTTGCAAACATTACCGGTCAAAAACCGTATAAAACAGTGGCAAAAAAATCACTTGCAACTTGAAAACTTCGTCAAGGAATGCCAGTTGGTGGAAAAGTTACTCTCCGTCGTGAACAAATGTGGAATTTTCTTTCAAAAGTTCTCAATATTGCAATTCCTCGTATTCGTGATTTTCGTGGTCTTTCACCTAAGTCTTTTGATGGCAAAGGAAATTTTGCCCTTGGTTTTAAAGAATCAATCGTTTTTCCTGAGATAACTTTTGATAAAATCACAAAAATTCGCGGACTTGATGTAATAATAGTAACAAGTGCAAAAAATAATGAGCAAGCCTTAAAACTTCTTGAATTATTAGGCTTTCCTTTTGCGAAAAAAAGTTAA
- the rpsE gene encoding 30S ribosomal protein S5: MDTNLQNKPTQQKTNQNSQNQKQFPAKEASRQQRPRAQRQKPKEKNFRPEFEERIISVARVTKVVKGGRRFSFSAFAVVGNKKGKVGLGHGKANEVQDSIRKAVKDAQNRLVSVPIYRRSTVPHEINAKYSASKILIKPAPRGKGIVASNTVRAVVELAGYTDIYTKTYGSRTKINVVRATLKALLGLKTINQIAELRDLNPSQVLAQKK, encoded by the coding sequence ATGGATACAAATCTTCAAAATAAACCAACCCAGCAAAAAACAAACCAAAACAGTCAAAATCAAAAACAATTTCCTGCAAAAGAAGCAAGCCGTCAACAACGTCCACGTGCTCAGCGTCAAAAACCAAAAGAAAAAAATTTTCGCCCTGAGTTTGAAGAAAGAATAATTTCAGTTGCCAGGGTAACTAAAGTTGTAAAAGGTGGTCGCCGTTTTTCTTTTAGTGCCTTTGCCGTTGTTGGAAATAAAAAAGGAAAAGTTGGACTAGGTCACGGAAAAGCTAACGAAGTCCAAGACTCAATTCGAAAAGCCGTTAAAGATGCACAAAACCGGCTTGTGTCTGTGCCAATTTACCGAAGATCAACTGTTCCCCACGAGATAAATGCTAAATATTCAGCCTCAAAAATTCTCATTAAACCAGCCCCAAGAGGTAAAGGAATTGTTGCTTCAAATACCGTGCGTGCTGTTGTTGAACTTGCTGGATATACCGATATTTATACAAAAACTTACGGATCAAGAACAAAAATTAACGTTGTGCGCGCAACTCTCAAAGCGCTTTTAGGACTAAAAACTATTAATCAAATAGCTGAACTTCGTGATCTTAATCCTTCACAGGTTCTAGCCCAAAAAAAATAA
- the rplO gene encoding 50S ribosomal protein L15: protein MAIRLENLTYTPGARTKKHRKGRGHAAGKGKQAGRGQSGQKKRSTVRLGFEGGQNPWFRRVPKIGFRNFNSKKYEIFNLADLESRYQDGDKVSLESLYLKGVLKKRNLPAKLLAKGELTKKLFVTTNAYSEAALVKIEELGGSITEVN from the coding sequence ATGGCAATAAGACTTGAAAATTTAACTTATACCCCTGGTGCAAGAACAAAAAAACACCGTAAAGGGCGTGGGCATGCTGCTGGAAAAGGTAAACAAGCCGGTAGAGGTCAATCTGGACAAAAAAAACGTTCAACTGTTCGTCTTGGCTTTGAAGGTGGTCAAAACCCTTGATTTCGTCGTGTGCCAAAAATTGGTTTCCGCAATTTTAACTCAAAAAAATATGAAATCTTTAATCTAGCCGATCTTGAGAGCCGTTATCAAGATGGAGATAAAGTTAGTCTTGAGTCACTTTATCTTAAAGGTGTGCTTAAAAAACGTAATTTGCCAGCAAAATTACTTGCAAAAGGTGAATTAACAAAAAAACTTTTTGTAACAACAAATGCTTATTCTGAAGCGGCATTAGTTAAAATTGAAGAGCTTGGCGGTTCAATAACTGAGGTAAACTAG
- the rplF gene encoding 50S ribosomal protein L6 encodes MSRVGNRVLIIPEKVSVEINGSNVKIQGPLGILERQFSDLITIIQENNTLKTIRKSEEKQVKQLHGTTNSHLSGMLIGVSKGFQKELKIKGVGYKATLKEKVIELLVGYSHPVELKVPNELDVLVPNATTIVIKGIDKQKVGQFSAQIRQVRRPNPYSGKGISYSNEILKLKEGKKASK; translated from the coding sequence ATGTCACGTGTCGGTAATCGTGTTTTAATTATTCCTGAAAAAGTTAGTGTTGAAATTAATGGCTCAAATGTTAAAATTCAAGGTCCGCTTGGTATTTTAGAGCGCCAATTTTCTGATTTAATTACAATAATTCAAGAAAATAATACACTAAAAACAATCAGAAAATCTGAAGAAAAACAAGTAAAACAACTTCATGGAACAACAAATTCTCACCTTAGTGGAATGCTAATTGGTGTCTCAAAAGGTTTTCAAAAAGAACTTAAAATTAAAGGGGTTGGGTACAAGGCAACACTAAAAGAAAAAGTTATTGAACTTTTAGTTGGTTATTCTCATCCAGTTGAACTCAAAGTGCCAAACGAACTTGATGTTTTAGTACCAAATGCAACAACTATTGTAATTAAAGGGATTGACAAACAAAAAGTTGGCCAATTTAGCGCCCAAATTCGTCAAGTTCGTCGGCCAAATCCTTATTCAGGCAAAGGAATTTCCTATAGCAACGAAATTCTTAAACTCAAAGAAGGGAAAAAAGCTTCTAAATAA
- a CDS encoding type Z 30S ribosomal protein S14, with translation MAKMSWKVKANRAPKFKVRAYTRCQLCGRSHSVLRKFRICRICFRTLAHQGRIPGIKKASW, from the coding sequence ATGGCAAAAATGTCGTGAAAAGTCAAAGCAAATCGGGCTCCTAAATTCAAAGTTCGTGCCTATACTCGTTGTCAGTTGTGTGGCCGTTCTCATTCAGTTTTAAGAAAATTCCGTATTTGCCGTATTTGTTTTCGTACTTTGGCTCACCAAGGACGAATTCCCGGAATTAAGAAAGCGAGTTGGTAA
- the rplR gene encoding 50S ribosomal protein L18 → MQKSRNFHRKAKHVRILKKLSPSHQEQKKYRIGVYKSLRHFYAYIFDPWKNQVILSVSTLDKSDKYSGNIQAASNLAPELYAKLKELKLEENPFVFDRSGYLYHGRIKAFAESLRAQGVKF, encoded by the coding sequence ATGCAAAAATCACGTAATTTTCACCGAAAAGCAAAACATGTCCGTATTTTGAAAAAACTTAGTCCTTCGCACCAAGAGCAAAAAAAATACCGGATTGGCGTATATAAATCTTTACGTCATTTTTATGCTTACATTTTTGATCCTTGGAAAAATCAAGTTATCCTTTCGGTTTCAACACTTGATAAATCTGATAAATACAGCGGAAATATCCAAGCTGCAAGTAATTTAGCCCCTGAATTATACGCTAAATTAAAAGAGCTTAAATTGGAAGAAAATCCTTTTGTTTTTGACCGAAGCGGTTATTTATATCATGGTCGCATTAAAGCTTTTGCCGAATCATTAAGAGCCCAAGGAGTAAAATTCTAA
- the rplQ gene encoding 50S ribosomal protein L17 yields MANPHQIYSRDAAWDRQVFRSLATSLILHGHLKTTLARAKRLRSVVEKLITKAKKNDLAARRQVLSYLYNQKTKDGMKVMPYLFTKIAPRYQERQGGYTRIVKIPSRNGDNSKMAIIELV; encoded by the coding sequence ATGGCTAATCCGCACCAAATTTATTCCCGTGATGCTGCCTGAGATCGCCAAGTTTTCCGCTCACTTGCAACTTCTTTAATTTTACATGGTCATCTAAAAACCACGCTTGCACGGGCAAAACGTCTTCGTTCTGTTGTTGAAAAACTAATAACTAAAGCCAAAAAAAATGATCTAGCAGCTCGCCGTCAGGTTCTTAGTTATTTATATAACCAAAAAACCAAAGACGGAATGAAAGTTATGCCTTATTTGTTTACAAAAATAGCACCTCGTTATCAAGAAAGACAAGGTGGCTATACTCGAATAGTGAAAATTCCTAGCCGTAATGGTGATAACTCCAAAATGGCGATTATTGAACTAGTTTAG